The Lucilia cuprina isolate Lc7/37 chromosome 5, ASM2204524v1, whole genome shotgun sequence genome includes a window with the following:
- the LOC111677789 gene encoding protein nervous wreck isoform X3: MAKKETMSKKSGNYVKFLKNLHTEQVAKLQLKNQHECDLLEDIRQFTIKRSAIEKSYSEALLKISSQYLNKKIPNIPDIKMEGMEERWNMWSVWRTVLEENEKLARARLAAIEVFQQQIADEAKVLRDYKLAISKRSLSQIVNVQKELHLSVGDLDKTKKQYFDEEHCAHDVRDKARDIEEKLKKKKGSFFQSITSLQKNSARVTSRKELLEEKSTGARNDYILSLAAANAHQNRYFTVDLQTTMTTMENYVFERVAEYLTLMGRTELLTCSATQNSFGKIRDQAQQLTREYNLQCCYLFYPVLKQHIQYEFEPCDNDPVRKVTTEHESAVETLTKEAKNLAGRVVKENVSIRENAKKLAVCVALRDSGQRNDPNDPNGPDLDTKIEEFRDLIRRSETEKAKAEACLQCLREGGINVDEWVQEAEIMGAQELTRSASSISMRTDASGQGENPSSDSFYDSDKEEAAGGAPAATKLKEEPQLSRDKTFSDSDEETEEHIPEPVSQMQMMSSNTGWDDPTEVNWDNEQEEEEEKEEPIVPEPKEAIFKCTALYSYTAQNPDELTIVENEQLEVIGEGDGDGWLRARNYRGEEGYVPHNYLDIEQETPVNGSSANQLRSQISFSSVDYTVDNEDQTVDSMQSPDQVSVIMAPQKKKSEVMYCIALYDYDATAEDELTFEEGQIIKIVTKTAHGVDDGWWEGELDGKFGNFPSLVVEECDENGEPLTEGGEESPPPTAPPSFALPPAPALPPEYAHELTEDMFGSQDTADDDSGYIPNGAVPSMPPPVLIQEPGDEDDMDEDGSSMPPPSQPPPALHATTNAAKVTKDAGNNLNLDGSDKSFPPIAERGGGNEDDSGKSGSQGNAKATSASTKEEGMTKTVAGEAKQTDQSKIIEGRQQVMDAPSVTVTLTSPTPNPEDLPSSDQDSSEVQPLDEAEDPFNEKATAATTEAGGAFEANFEANFDANFDDAFASRGGGPQSMDESKQEDVDVGAPKQVVGGRASIPEELDSNQLERLQNLKESNA, from the exons ATGGCTAAAAAGGAAACGATGTCCAAGAAAAGT GGCAACTATGTGAAGTTCTTGAAGAATTTGCACACGGAACAAGTGGCAAAGTTGCAATTGAAGAATCAACATGAATGCGATTTGCTGGAGGATATACGACAATTCACCATTAAGAGGTCTGCAATTGAGAAATCTTATAGTGAGGCGTTACTTAAGATATCTTCACAAtacttaaataagaaaattcccAATATACCAGACATTAAAATGGAGGGAATGGAAGAAAGGTG GAATATGTGGAGTGTTTGGCGCACTGTTTTGgaggaaaatgaaaaactagCTCGTGCTCGTTTGGCCGCCATTGAGGTATTTCAACAGCAAATCGCAGACGAAGCAAAAGTTTTGCGCGATTATAAGTTGGCCATTTCGAAGAGATCCCTATCGCAAATTGTAAATGTTCAAAAGGAACTGCATTTAAGTGTTGGGGATTTGGATAAgacgaaaaaacaatatttcgatGAAGAGCATTGTGCTCATGACGTGCGCGATAAGGCCCGAGACATAGAAgagaaattgaaaaagaaaaagggTTCGTTCTTTCAATCGATTACATCGCTTCAGAAGAATAGTGCTCGTGTGACCTCACGCAAAGAGCTGTTGGAAGAGAAATCCACTGGGGCACGTAACGATTACATTTTGAGTTTGGCTGCAGCTAATGCTCATCAGAATCGGTATTTCACTGTTGATCTGCAGACAACCATGACTACCATGGAAAATTATGTATTTGAACGTGTGGCCGAGTATCTTACCCTAATGGGTCGCACCGAATTGTTGACCTGTTCAGCCACTCAGAATTCTTTTGGGAAAATACGCGATCAAGCTCAACAGTTGACTCGGGAATACAATTTGCaatgttgttatttattctATCCAGTGTTAAAACAACACATTCAGTATGAATTTGAGCCTTGCGATAATGATCCTGTACGCAAGGTTACCACAGAACATGAATCAGCTGTGGAAACTTTAACTAAAGAGGCTAAGAATTTAGCCGGTAGAGTTGTAAAGGAAAATGTCTCTATTAGGGAAAATGCCAAGAAATTGGCTGTATGCGTTGCTCTCCGTGATTCGGGACAACGTAATGATCCCAATGACCCTAATGGTCCTGATCTTGATACGAAGATTGAAGAATTCCGTGATTTGATTAGAAGATCCGAAACTGAAAAGGCTAAAGCAGAAGCTTGCTTACAGTGCTTGCGTGAGGGTGGCATAAATGTTGATGAATGGGTACAGGAAGCTGAAATAATGGGAGCTCAAGAATTAACACGTTCGGCCAGTTCGATTTCGATGCGTACCGATGCTTCGGGTCAAGGG gaaaatccTAGTTCAGATTCATTTTATGACAGTGATAAGGAAGAAGCTGCTGGTGGTGCTCCGGCAGCTACCAAACTCAAGGAAGAACCACAACTTTCAAGAGATAAAACATTTAGCGATAGTGATGAAG AAACCGAAGAGCATATACCTGAGCCAGTGTCTCAAATGCAAATGATGTCTTCGAATACTGGTTGGGATGATCCTACAGAGGTCAATTGGGATAATGAACAGGAAGAGGAAGAAGAAAAGGAAGAACCTATTGTTCCTGAACCCAAAGAAGCCATATTTAAATGCACTGCTTTATATAGTTATACG GCACAAAATCCAGACGAGTTGACTATTGTGGAAAACGAACAATTGGAGGTTATCGGTGAGGGAGATGGCGATGGCTGGTTACGTGCTCGCAATTATCGTGGCGAAGAGGGTTATGTTCCCCACAACTATTTGGATATTGAACAGGAAACTCCAGTGAATGGTAGTTCTGCCAATCAATTGCGCTCACAAATTTCCTTCTCATCTGTTGATTATACTGTTGATAATGAAGATCAAACTGTGGACTCTATGCAATCACCTGATCAAGTATCGGTTATAATGGCTCCTCAAAAGAAGAAGTCGGAAGTAATGTATTGCATTGCTTTATACGACTACGATGCTACCGCCGAGGATGAACTCACCTTTGAGGAGGGTCAAATCATAAAGATTGTTACAAAAACAGCTCATGGCGTTGACGACGGTTGGTGGGAAGGTGAACTGGATGGTAAATTTGGTAATTTTCCCTCTTTGGTGGTAGAGGAGTGCGATGAAAATGGAGAACCTTTAACAGAGGGTGGCGAAGAATCACCACCACCCACAGCTCCACCAAGTTTTGCCCTACCACCTGCCCCAGCATTGCCACCAGAGTATGCCCATGAGCTAACCGAAGATATGTTCGGTTCACAAGATACGGCTG ATGATGACAGTGGCTACATACCCAATGGGGCTGTACCCAGTATGCCTCCACCAG TCCTTATACAAGAACCAGGAGATGag GACGATATGGACGAAGATGGTAGTAGTATGCCACCACCCTCACAGCCACCACCGGCTTtacatgcaacaacaaatgctgCCAAGGTAACCAAGGATGctggaaataatttaaatttag ACGGGTCCGATAAATCTTTCCCTCCAATAGCAGAGAGAGGAGGTGGTAATGAGGATGACTCAGGGAAATCTGGTAGCCAGGGTAATGCTAAGGCAACAAGTGCTTCCACAAAGGAGGAAGGCATGACCAAGACGGTGGCAGGGGAAGCCAAACAAACGGATCAGAGCAAAATTATTGAAGGTAGGCAACAAGTTATGGACGCACCAAGTGTAACTGTAACCCTAACTTCGCCCACACCCAATCCAGAGGATTTACCATCTTCCGACCAAGATTCATCCGAAGTACAACCGTTAGATGAGGCTGAAGATCCATTCAATGAAAAGGCAACTGCGGCCACTACAGAGGCTGGCGGGGCATTTGAGGCTAATTTTGAGGCGAACTTTGATGCAAACTTTGATGATGCCTTTGCCAGCAGAGGGGGAGGACCACAGAGCATGGATGAATCGAAACAAGAAGATGTTGATGTCGGTGCACCCAAACAGGTGGTTGGCGGAAGAGCCAGTATACCCGAGGAATTGGATTCTAATCAATTAGAAAGATTACAAAATCTTAAAGAATCGAATGCTTAA
- the LOC111677789 gene encoding protein nervous wreck isoform X5 encodes MAKKETMSKKSGNYVKFLKNLHTEQVAKLQLKNQHECDLLEDIRQFTIKRSAIEKSYSEALLKISSQYLNKKIPNIPDIKMEGMEERWNMWSVWRTVLEENEKLARARLAAIEVFQQQIADEAKVLRDYKLAISKRSLSQIVNVQKELHLSVGDLDKTKKQYFDEEHCAHDVRDKARDIEEKLKKKKGSFFQSITSLQKNSARVTSRKELLEEKSTGARNDYILSLAAANAHQNRYFTVDLQTTMTTMENYVFERVAEYLTLMGRTELLTCSATQNSFGKIRDQAQQLTREYNLQCCYLFYPVLKQHIQYEFEPCDNDPVRKVTTEHESAVETLTKEAKNLAGRVVKENVSIRENAKKLAVCVALRDSGQRNDPNDPNGPDLDTKIEEFRDLIRRSETEKAKAEACLQCLREGGINVDEWVQEAEIMGAQELTRSASSISMRTDASGQGENPSSDSFYDSDKEEAAGGAPAATKLKEEPQLSRDKTFSDSDEETEEHIPEPVSQMQMMSSNTGWDDPTEVNWDNEQEEEEEKEEPIVPEPKEAIFKCTALYSYTAQNPDELTIVENEQLEVIGEGDGDGWLRARNYRGEEGYVPHNYLDIEQETPVNDQTVDSMQSPDQVSVIMAPQKKKSEVMYCIALYDYDATAEDELTFEEGQIIKIVTKTAHGVDDGWWEGELDGKFGNFPSLVVEECDENGEPLTEGGEESPPPTAPPSFALPPAPALPPEYAHELTEDMFGSQDTADDDSGYIPNGAVPSMPPPVLIQEPGDEDDMDEDGSSMPPPSQPPPALHATTNAAKVTKDAGNNLNLGMAQIIVTAATPMVEDGSDKSFPPIAERGGGNEDDSGKSGSQGNAKATSASTKEEGMTKTVAGEAKQTDQSKIIEGRQQVMDAPSVTVTLTSPTPNPEDLPSSDQDSSEVQPLDEAEDPFNEKATAATTEAGGAFEANFEANFDANFDDAFASRGGGPQSMDESKQEDVDVGAPKQVVGGRASIPEELDSNQLERLQNLKESNA; translated from the exons ATGGCTAAAAAGGAAACGATGTCCAAGAAAAGT GGCAACTATGTGAAGTTCTTGAAGAATTTGCACACGGAACAAGTGGCAAAGTTGCAATTGAAGAATCAACATGAATGCGATTTGCTGGAGGATATACGACAATTCACCATTAAGAGGTCTGCAATTGAGAAATCTTATAGTGAGGCGTTACTTAAGATATCTTCACAAtacttaaataagaaaattcccAATATACCAGACATTAAAATGGAGGGAATGGAAGAAAGGTG GAATATGTGGAGTGTTTGGCGCACTGTTTTGgaggaaaatgaaaaactagCTCGTGCTCGTTTGGCCGCCATTGAGGTATTTCAACAGCAAATCGCAGACGAAGCAAAAGTTTTGCGCGATTATAAGTTGGCCATTTCGAAGAGATCCCTATCGCAAATTGTAAATGTTCAAAAGGAACTGCATTTAAGTGTTGGGGATTTGGATAAgacgaaaaaacaatatttcgatGAAGAGCATTGTGCTCATGACGTGCGCGATAAGGCCCGAGACATAGAAgagaaattgaaaaagaaaaagggTTCGTTCTTTCAATCGATTACATCGCTTCAGAAGAATAGTGCTCGTGTGACCTCACGCAAAGAGCTGTTGGAAGAGAAATCCACTGGGGCACGTAACGATTACATTTTGAGTTTGGCTGCAGCTAATGCTCATCAGAATCGGTATTTCACTGTTGATCTGCAGACAACCATGACTACCATGGAAAATTATGTATTTGAACGTGTGGCCGAGTATCTTACCCTAATGGGTCGCACCGAATTGTTGACCTGTTCAGCCACTCAGAATTCTTTTGGGAAAATACGCGATCAAGCTCAACAGTTGACTCGGGAATACAATTTGCaatgttgttatttattctATCCAGTGTTAAAACAACACATTCAGTATGAATTTGAGCCTTGCGATAATGATCCTGTACGCAAGGTTACCACAGAACATGAATCAGCTGTGGAAACTTTAACTAAAGAGGCTAAGAATTTAGCCGGTAGAGTTGTAAAGGAAAATGTCTCTATTAGGGAAAATGCCAAGAAATTGGCTGTATGCGTTGCTCTCCGTGATTCGGGACAACGTAATGATCCCAATGACCCTAATGGTCCTGATCTTGATACGAAGATTGAAGAATTCCGTGATTTGATTAGAAGATCCGAAACTGAAAAGGCTAAAGCAGAAGCTTGCTTACAGTGCTTGCGTGAGGGTGGCATAAATGTTGATGAATGGGTACAGGAAGCTGAAATAATGGGAGCTCAAGAATTAACACGTTCGGCCAGTTCGATTTCGATGCGTACCGATGCTTCGGGTCAAGGG gaaaatccTAGTTCAGATTCATTTTATGACAGTGATAAGGAAGAAGCTGCTGGTGGTGCTCCGGCAGCTACCAAACTCAAGGAAGAACCACAACTTTCAAGAGATAAAACATTTAGCGATAGTGATGAAG AAACCGAAGAGCATATACCTGAGCCAGTGTCTCAAATGCAAATGATGTCTTCGAATACTGGTTGGGATGATCCTACAGAGGTCAATTGGGATAATGAACAGGAAGAGGAAGAAGAAAAGGAAGAACCTATTGTTCCTGAACCCAAAGAAGCCATATTTAAATGCACTGCTTTATATAGTTATACG GCACAAAATCCAGACGAGTTGACTATTGTGGAAAACGAACAATTGGAGGTTATCGGTGAGGGAGATGGCGATGGCTGGTTACGTGCTCGCAATTATCGTGGCGAAGAGGGTTATGTTCCCCACAACTATTTGGATATTGAACAGGAAACTCCAGTGAATG ATCAAACTGTGGACTCTATGCAATCACCTGATCAAGTATCGGTTATAATGGCTCCTCAAAAGAAGAAGTCGGAAGTAATGTATTGCATTGCTTTATACGACTACGATGCTACCGCCGAGGATGAACTCACCTTTGAGGAGGGTCAAATCATAAAGATTGTTACAAAAACAGCTCATGGCGTTGACGACGGTTGGTGGGAAGGTGAACTGGATGGTAAATTTGGTAATTTTCCCTCTTTGGTGGTAGAGGAGTGCGATGAAAATGGAGAACCTTTAACAGAGGGTGGCGAAGAATCACCACCACCCACAGCTCCACCAAGTTTTGCCCTACCACCTGCCCCAGCATTGCCACCAGAGTATGCCCATGAGCTAACCGAAGATATGTTCGGTTCACAAGATACGGCTG ATGATGACAGTGGCTACATACCCAATGGGGCTGTACCCAGTATGCCTCCACCAG TCCTTATACAAGAACCAGGAGATGag GACGATATGGACGAAGATGGTAGTAGTATGCCACCACCCTCACAGCCACCACCGGCTTtacatgcaacaacaaatgctgCCAAGGTAACCAAGGATGctggaaataatttaaatttaggtATGGCACAAATTATTGTAACCGCTGCAACCCCAATGGTTGAAGACGGGTCCGATAAATCTTTCCCTCCAATAGCAGAGAGAGGAGGTGGTAATGAGGATGACTCAGGGAAATCTGGTAGCCAGGGTAATGCTAAGGCAACAAGTGCTTCCACAAAGGAGGAAGGCATGACCAAGACGGTGGCAGGGGAAGCCAAACAAACGGATCAGAGCAAAATTATTGAAGGTAGGCAACAAGTTATGGACGCACCAAGTGTAACTGTAACCCTAACTTCGCCCACACCCAATCCAGAGGATTTACCATCTTCCGACCAAGATTCATCCGAAGTACAACCGTTAGATGAGGCTGAAGATCCATTCAATGAAAAGGCAACTGCGGCCACTACAGAGGCTGGCGGGGCATTTGAGGCTAATTTTGAGGCGAACTTTGATGCAAACTTTGATGATGCCTTTGCCAGCAGAGGGGGAGGACCACAGAGCATGGATGAATCGAAACAAGAAGATGTTGATGTCGGTGCACCCAAACAGGTGGTTGGCGGAAGAGCCAGTATACCCGAGGAATTGGATTCTAATCAATTAGAAAGATTACAAAATCTTAAAGAATCGAATGCTTAA
- the LOC111677789 gene encoding protein nervous wreck isoform X7: MAKKETMSKKSGNYVKFLKNLHTEQVAKLQLKNQHECDLLEDIRQFTIKRSAIEKSYSEALLKISSQYLNKKIPNIPDIKMEGMEERWNMWSVWRTVLEENEKLARARLAAIEVFQQQIADEAKVLRDYKLAISKRSLSQIVNVQKELHLSVGDLDKTKKQYFDEEHCAHDVRDKARDIEEKLKKKKGSFFQSITSLQKNSARVTSRKELLEEKSTGARNDYILSLAAANAHQNRYFTVDLQTTMTTMENYVFERVAEYLTLMGRTELLTCSATQNSFGKIRDQAQQLTREYNLQCCYLFYPVLKQHIQYEFEPCDNDPVRKVTTEHESAVETLTKEAKNLAGRVVKENVSIRENAKKLAVCVALRDSGQRNDPNDPNGPDLDTKIEEFRDLIRRSETEKAKAEACLQCLREGGINVDEWVQEAEIMGAQELTRSASSISMRTDASGQGENPSSDSFYDSDKEEAAGGAPAATKLKEEPQLSRDKTFSDSDEETEEHIPEPVSQMQMMSSNTGWDDPTEVNWDNEQEEEEEKEEPIVPEPKEAIFKCTALYSYTAQNPDELTIVENEQLEVIGEGDGDGWLRARNYRGEEGYVPHNYLDIEQETPVNGSSANQLRSQISFSSVDYTVDNEDQTVDSMQSPDQVSVIMAPQKKKSEVMYCIALYDYDATAEDELTFEEGQIIKIVTKTAHGVDDGWWEGELDGKFGNFPSLVVEECDENGEPLTEGGEESPPPTAPPSFALPPAPALPPEYAHELTEDMFGSQDTADDDSGYIPNGAVPSMPPPVLIQEPGDEDDMDEDGSSMPPPSQPPPALHATTNAAKVTKDAGNNLNLERGGGNEDDSGKSGSQGNAKATSASTKEEGMTKTVAGEAKQTDQSKIIEGRQQVMDAPSVTVTLTSPTPNPEDLPSSDQDSSEVQPLDEAEDPFNEKATAATTEAGGAFEANFEANFDANFDDAFASRGGGPQSMDESKQEDVDVGAPKQVVGGRASIPEELDSNQLERLQNLKESNA; this comes from the exons ATGGCTAAAAAGGAAACGATGTCCAAGAAAAGT GGCAACTATGTGAAGTTCTTGAAGAATTTGCACACGGAACAAGTGGCAAAGTTGCAATTGAAGAATCAACATGAATGCGATTTGCTGGAGGATATACGACAATTCACCATTAAGAGGTCTGCAATTGAGAAATCTTATAGTGAGGCGTTACTTAAGATATCTTCACAAtacttaaataagaaaattcccAATATACCAGACATTAAAATGGAGGGAATGGAAGAAAGGTG GAATATGTGGAGTGTTTGGCGCACTGTTTTGgaggaaaatgaaaaactagCTCGTGCTCGTTTGGCCGCCATTGAGGTATTTCAACAGCAAATCGCAGACGAAGCAAAAGTTTTGCGCGATTATAAGTTGGCCATTTCGAAGAGATCCCTATCGCAAATTGTAAATGTTCAAAAGGAACTGCATTTAAGTGTTGGGGATTTGGATAAgacgaaaaaacaatatttcgatGAAGAGCATTGTGCTCATGACGTGCGCGATAAGGCCCGAGACATAGAAgagaaattgaaaaagaaaaagggTTCGTTCTTTCAATCGATTACATCGCTTCAGAAGAATAGTGCTCGTGTGACCTCACGCAAAGAGCTGTTGGAAGAGAAATCCACTGGGGCACGTAACGATTACATTTTGAGTTTGGCTGCAGCTAATGCTCATCAGAATCGGTATTTCACTGTTGATCTGCAGACAACCATGACTACCATGGAAAATTATGTATTTGAACGTGTGGCCGAGTATCTTACCCTAATGGGTCGCACCGAATTGTTGACCTGTTCAGCCACTCAGAATTCTTTTGGGAAAATACGCGATCAAGCTCAACAGTTGACTCGGGAATACAATTTGCaatgttgttatttattctATCCAGTGTTAAAACAACACATTCAGTATGAATTTGAGCCTTGCGATAATGATCCTGTACGCAAGGTTACCACAGAACATGAATCAGCTGTGGAAACTTTAACTAAAGAGGCTAAGAATTTAGCCGGTAGAGTTGTAAAGGAAAATGTCTCTATTAGGGAAAATGCCAAGAAATTGGCTGTATGCGTTGCTCTCCGTGATTCGGGACAACGTAATGATCCCAATGACCCTAATGGTCCTGATCTTGATACGAAGATTGAAGAATTCCGTGATTTGATTAGAAGATCCGAAACTGAAAAGGCTAAAGCAGAAGCTTGCTTACAGTGCTTGCGTGAGGGTGGCATAAATGTTGATGAATGGGTACAGGAAGCTGAAATAATGGGAGCTCAAGAATTAACACGTTCGGCCAGTTCGATTTCGATGCGTACCGATGCTTCGGGTCAAGGG gaaaatccTAGTTCAGATTCATTTTATGACAGTGATAAGGAAGAAGCTGCTGGTGGTGCTCCGGCAGCTACCAAACTCAAGGAAGAACCACAACTTTCAAGAGATAAAACATTTAGCGATAGTGATGAAG AAACCGAAGAGCATATACCTGAGCCAGTGTCTCAAATGCAAATGATGTCTTCGAATACTGGTTGGGATGATCCTACAGAGGTCAATTGGGATAATGAACAGGAAGAGGAAGAAGAAAAGGAAGAACCTATTGTTCCTGAACCCAAAGAAGCCATATTTAAATGCACTGCTTTATATAGTTATACG GCACAAAATCCAGACGAGTTGACTATTGTGGAAAACGAACAATTGGAGGTTATCGGTGAGGGAGATGGCGATGGCTGGTTACGTGCTCGCAATTATCGTGGCGAAGAGGGTTATGTTCCCCACAACTATTTGGATATTGAACAGGAAACTCCAGTGAATGGTAGTTCTGCCAATCAATTGCGCTCACAAATTTCCTTCTCATCTGTTGATTATACTGTTGATAATGAAGATCAAACTGTGGACTCTATGCAATCACCTGATCAAGTATCGGTTATAATGGCTCCTCAAAAGAAGAAGTCGGAAGTAATGTATTGCATTGCTTTATACGACTACGATGCTACCGCCGAGGATGAACTCACCTTTGAGGAGGGTCAAATCATAAAGATTGTTACAAAAACAGCTCATGGCGTTGACGACGGTTGGTGGGAAGGTGAACTGGATGGTAAATTTGGTAATTTTCCCTCTTTGGTGGTAGAGGAGTGCGATGAAAATGGAGAACCTTTAACAGAGGGTGGCGAAGAATCACCACCACCCACAGCTCCACCAAGTTTTGCCCTACCACCTGCCCCAGCATTGCCACCAGAGTATGCCCATGAGCTAACCGAAGATATGTTCGGTTCACAAGATACGGCTG ATGATGACAGTGGCTACATACCCAATGGGGCTGTACCCAGTATGCCTCCACCAG TCCTTATACAAGAACCAGGAGATGag GACGATATGGACGAAGATGGTAGTAGTATGCCACCACCCTCACAGCCACCACCGGCTTtacatgcaacaacaaatgctgCCAAGGTAACCAAGGATGctggaaataatttaaatttag AGAGAGGAGGTGGTAATGAGGATGACTCAGGGAAATCTGGTAGCCAGGGTAATGCTAAGGCAACAAGTGCTTCCACAAAGGAGGAAGGCATGACCAAGACGGTGGCAGGGGAAGCCAAACAAACGGATCAGAGCAAAATTATTGAAGGTAGGCAACAAGTTATGGACGCACCAAGTGTAACTGTAACCCTAACTTCGCCCACACCCAATCCAGAGGATTTACCATCTTCCGACCAAGATTCATCCGAAGTACAACCGTTAGATGAGGCTGAAGATCCATTCAATGAAAAGGCAACTGCGGCCACTACAGAGGCTGGCGGGGCATTTGAGGCTAATTTTGAGGCGAACTTTGATGCAAACTTTGATGATGCCTTTGCCAGCAGAGGGGGAGGACCACAGAGCATGGATGAATCGAAACAAGAAGATGTTGATGTCGGTGCACCCAAACAGGTGGTTGGCGGAAGAGCCAGTATACCCGAGGAATTGGATTCTAATCAATTAGAAAGATTACAAAATCTTAAAGAATCGAATGCTTAA